From the genome of uncultured Methanobacterium sp.:
CAGATATATAGTGCGAGGCAACCCCATAATCATAACTGGCATCCTGATAATTTCCAGCATCATAGGCAGCTTTCCCTTTGTCTAACCATGTTTTGGCCTTTTCGTAACTTTTAGGATAGCTGTGGTAGGTTTTATCATTAAAAACCTTGTCTGGAACTATGGATGCATTTTCCATGACCTCCAGGTTCAGATTCTTCTGAACATCAGAGGGTAATCCATGGTAGACCGTGTCTATGATCTGGGAGTGAGTATCCCAGCTCCATGCAAAAGATGCAGGAATCGTGCTTAAGGTAATTATAGTTAAAATTAAAAATACACGGAAAGTTAAAATTGATTTCTTCATGCCTTTAACTAAGTGTATTAACTGATATAACTTTTAGGATAGATTAATATCGTAAATTATCATTCTAATTTATATTTCCCAATATTTTACTGGTTCCAACAGAGGATACTTGAAATAATGCATTAACTTAAAATACAAAATATATTTTTGTAACTGTATATACTGAGAATAACTTTGTATTTATATTGGTGCTAATTAGTACTTTTAAAAGGATTTGGGGTTTATTTCATATAGAATAAAGCCCAAAAATTTACAAAGATAAATATTTGTTAATTTTTTAAAAAAAAATTATAGGGATCTTGAATATAATCCCTACCCGAAACGAATTTAAATACATCTGAAGGCGATTAAAATTAAAAACAAATGGATATTATTATTTATAATACTGTTAACTCTTACACTAGGTTGTGCAGCGGCAGCTGGTAATTCCAGTACCCTTAAGGCCACAAATGGGGGACTGCCTGTACCCTACACCAGCCCGGTAACTCCATTGTACCAAATCCCTCCAGTTTGGACTGGTTTTATTGTGGGTTACTATATAAACCCCGGTACCACACCCTTATCCCAAATTAACTTCACAGAATTAAAAAGTGCTGGGATTACAGATGTATACGTTCTGGTAAGAAATGATAATTACTTAACTATACTGCCTGATGCCAAAGCAAAGGCTGATGCTGTGGGAATAAAAACTCATGCATGGGTATTTCCAGGTTTTGCTCATGCCTCCCAGGTTGCAGATATGAAAATAGGTGTCCAGCTGGATATGGAAACTTATGACATGCCTAAGAATCTTTCTCTAATTAAACAAATGCGACAGGACACCCAGGGAGTAACCTTCTCCATTTCCACCAAACCAGACCGCTGGGATGATAACCAGTACTACTACCTGATAGCACCCTACTGTGACTACATAGTCCCCATGTTATACATAGGTGACTACAATAACACAATAGCCGGTTTAAAAAACTGGGCCACAATATATAACGTCCTCCTACCTGGAAAAATAGTAGTTGGACTGCAAACCTATGATTCATACCAGAATGTAACTCCACTTAGTAAAAATATTATATTAGCAGAAATTAAAGCAGTACAGCCCTATAGCCGTGGAGTCATCCTGTTCAGATATGGATTATCTAACTTCACTGATAGTTAAGTTGAAATTCCCTCATTAAAAGAAATTTAAGTATTTTCATTCCCTTTTTTATCCAAATACTTCTTAGTCACTTCTTTATCAAAATCAGAGATATAATCTTTATCCTGGATTTTCCGATACTTTTCAAATTCTTTACAGGCAATTTCCTTGGCCACTGCATGGGAAACTTTTCCAGGATTCTCGAGAATATCGTATTCATTGAATTTAAGGAAAGCATCTAACCTTGATGCCCAGTCCTCCATGGACATAAGTTTATGTCTTTCGGCCTGGTTTTCGGCATAGTCCAGGTACATGTTAACGATACGATTTAATTCCAAAATCTCTTCTTGGGATAAATAGTTTTTAGCAACACCAGTGTCTGTTTTTAGGATTTTACCTTCTGGTGCATTCTTCCAGTTGGTGAGGCCCATATTCTTTTTGGTGCTGTCAGATCGTTCTGATATGATTTCTGCTGCAGTGTGGTGGGTGATAGCCCAGTGAAGTTTATTTTGAACTGTTGCATAGAAGGTTCTGGTAATCTCAGCATCTTTATTATAATCAAAACTGCACTGTGCATAGATGTCGGTTATTTTCTGGTAGAATCTACGTTCACTGGCCCTGATTTCACGGATCTTTTCCAGTAATTCATCGAAGTAATCCTTACCGAAGCGAGTACCGTTTTTTAGAAGTTCCTCATCCAAGACGAAACCTTTGGTAATGTATTCTTTCAATGTTTCAGTTGCCCATATTCTGAAATTAGTTGCTTTTTTGGAGTTTACACGGTAGCCAACAGCTATTATTGCATCGAGATCATAGTACTTGGTTTGATATGTTTTCCCGTCACTGGCAGTATGTGCAAATTTTGCACTAACTGACTTTTCATAGAGTTCCCCCTCTAAGAAAATATTTTTTAAATGTTTTGTAATTACTGATCTATCAACACCAAATAAACTAGCAATGGTTTTCTGAGTGGACCACAAGGTGTCATCTTCTAAAAGAACTTCGATAGTTGCCGCTCCTTCATCGCCCTTGTAAAGAATTATATTATTTTTTTCTAATTTTTGATCTTCGGCCATAGATCTCAACCCTACAAATATTTAATCTATTTTTGGATAAAACAAACCTTCATGACTTGTTTAAAACTAATACTATTTTTCCCTGCCTTTAGTTTTCATCTAATGTGTGTATTTTACTATGATCATTACAAGTTTTGATAGTTGTCATGGAGAGTATCTGAGAAGTAAAAAAATATAGACTTAATTAAATAAAAAAGGGATTTAAAAATAACTAATGATTATTAAAATATTATAAATGGTCCAATGACATTGTAATAATTCTAATAAGGGATTAGGTGCAGATCCCTTGAAATATCGTGATCTATTTCCCAGTATAACCCTCAGATATCTTTAATTCCAGTTTACCCCTTTATGAACTTTTTTTAAACAGAATATACTTATAATCATTAAAAAAGCCAGGATTAGATAATTCACAGGGGTCCCGGTTTCCTGCATCTCTATTAATTTCTGGTTTGTAGAGGGGTTGTTGGATATTTTTTCAGTGGATGCGGCCTCGAGTACGGTTGGGTTTGGATCGTCACTGTCTGATGATTCAACTCCGCCTCGTTGATTGTTGATCGGTCCCAAAACATCATCTAAAGTAGGGTAATTACTAGAATCACGTGTTGTACCATCACTGTAGTATATTTTACCCCCAATAACCGTGTTATTGGCATATGCGGTGCCGGTGGTGAAGATTTGAGTGCCCTGGAAAAGTGCTTTCTCATTATCTTCTATAATAGAATCATCCAGGAACATGGTCCCCCTGTAATTGGCAATTCCACTACCATACTGGGCATGGTTAAAGGTGACCTGTGTATTTTTTAAGGTTAACACTGATGCAGAACCATAGTTACAGATTCCCCCACCAATCTGGCCACGGTTACCTATGACCACCGAGTCTTTCAGGGTTAAAGTTCCCTGGTTATTGATCCCTCCACCAGAATGGGCATTACCCCGGACAATATTAAATCCACTGATTTCTACTGTTACCCCGGGGCTGATCTGGATACAGCTGCCCTTATTATCCCCATCGATATTGGTGGTTGAGCTTCCAGCACCAACGAGGTTAACATTCTTGGTTATTTTAATGTTTTCAGTGTAAGTACCGCTGGCCACGTTCACCACACTGTTATCCGGTGCGGAATCCAGGGCGTTTTGAATGGTTTGTTTGGCATAGATCCATTCAGTCCCATTATTCAGATCACTCCCAGTGCCTCCATTCACGTATAAAGTGGATCCATCCGCGGCAGAAACCGTGCTAAGAGAGAATAATAAAACTAAACCCAGAAACAGGGTCGTGATGCTTATACTGGAGGCGAGTGAGGGTGATTTAAACATTTTCCACATCCTATTTTTCCAGATTACTGGAAATATTCCAATTACTGGAAGTATTATGTTAATTGAAACATTGTTTCTTCTTAATGATATTGTTTACATACATTTATAAAAATCGTTATGGAAAACAAATTATGAATTTTTAGAATGTTTAAAATGATTATTTATTATCTAATGTTCTTTTTATTTCTCACCTTCAATTTCTTGACGTTTCTTATCTCTTCTGGCAGAAGCACTCTCAATTTCCCTTCTAACCAAATTTATTAATTCTCCACTTTCTTTAAGTTCGGTTTCAACTCCACTTACCGAGGGATTTTGATATTCAATTGCCCCTTTAGGAGAAAAATCATCTTCAGATACTAAAACCCCAAAAGAACGGTCAATTACTGGTTCTATAACCTCATCCAATGGATTGTCAAGCCTTTCTTCTACATCAATATTAAGAACAGATTCCAGGACTTCCTGGGACAGTTCCGGGCCAAAACCAATAACAATAATCTCCCGGGGATCAAATGCATTTATCACGGTGTAAAGACGACCCAGTGGTGGTTCAGGTTCTATATATGAATTAGAATCAATTCCAAACCCGGTTGTATGGTACCAGGCACGACGAAAATCTTCGTACGTTTTTCCCTCTTTTAACCTTCTTTTTATCATAGACACCATCATCATTTTTAAAAACCCCCAATTATAATGTTATATTTGTCCAATTCCCCGGTTCCGTGCTATCTGTTACTTAACAACTA
Proteins encoded in this window:
- a CDS encoding ROK family protein, whose product is MMMVSMIKRRLKEGKTYEDFRRAWYHTTGFGIDSNSYIEPEPPLGRLYTVINAFDPREIIVIGFGPELSQEVLESVLNIDVEERLDNPLDEVIEPVIDRSFGVLVSEDDFSPKGAIEYQNPSVSGVETELKESGELINLVRREIESASARRDKKRQEIEGEK
- a CDS encoding virulence RhuM family protein, which codes for MAEDQKLEKNNIILYKGDEGAATIEVLLEDDTLWSTQKTIASLFGVDRSVITKHLKNIFLEGELYEKSVSAKFAHTASDGKTYQTKYYDLDAIIAVGYRVNSKKATNFRIWATETLKEYITKGFVLDEELLKNGTRFGKDYFDELLEKIREIRASERRFYQKITDIYAQCSFDYNKDAEITRTFYATVQNKLHWAITHHTAAEIISERSDSTKKNMGLTNWKNAPEGKILKTDTGVAKNYLSQEEILELNRIVNMYLDYAENQAERHKLMSMEDWASRLDAFLKFNEYDILENPGKVSHAVAKEIACKEFEKYRKIQDKDYISDFDKEVTKKYLDKKGNENT